AATATTGCAGTAAGGAGGTTCCGAAATGGAATACAATATCTATTTCCGGATACCATATTCGTGAAGCAGGTTCTACTGCGGTACAAGAGCTCGCATTTACATTGGCGAATGGAAAAGCTTATTTAAATGCAGCCTTAGAAAAGGGACTGGACATCAATGTTTTTGCGAAACGTCTATCGTTCTTCTTCAATTGCCATAACAATTTCTTTGAGGAGATTGCTAAATTCAGAGCGGCGAGAAGGATGTGGGCAAAAATTACGAAAGAGTTGGGAGCCACCGATGAGAAAGCGCAAATGTTGCGTTTTCATACACAGACAGGCGGTTCTACACTAACAGCGCAACAGCCTCTAAATAATGTGATTCGTGTGAGCAATCAGGCGATGGCGGCGGTACTTGGAGGGACTCAATCCCTGCATACCAATGGTTATGATGAAGCTTTGTCGCTACCCACTGAAGCAGCGGCAAAAATTGCCTTGCGTACGCAACAGGTAATTGCATTTGAAAGCGGAATTACAGATACGGTTGATCCACTTGCAGGATCCTATTTTGTGGAAAATCTGACTGATGAAATTGAGGCAGCTGCGCAGCTGTACATTGATAAGATTGATGCTATGGGTGGTTCGGTAAATGCAATTGAAAATGGATACATCCAGAACGAAATCGGGGATGCCGCTTATCAGTATCAGGTAGAGATAGAAGCTGGTACAAGGGTAATTGTTGGGGTAAATAAATTTACTCAGGAACAAGAGGGTATTAATGACGTTTTTACCATTGATGAGTCCATCAGGACTATACAAACTGATAAGCTGAACAAGCTTAAATCGGAGCGGGATAATGTAGCTGTGGAAAAAGCCCTGAAGGATTTAACAATTGCCGCAAAAGGCACGGAAAATCTGATGCCCTATATTCTGGTCGCAGTGGAGGCGTATGCCAGTCTTGGGGAGATTGCAGATGTATTACGTAGCGTTTTTGGAGAGTATTAAAAAGAATGTTAAAAAATAGTTATCCACACAATAAATTCAGGTTAACTACGGTATGCTACTGATGTTTAAGTACTTGCCAAATAAATTAAAATTAAGTTTTTTTTGTTGATAATTTTTTGAATATTCGATCTCTCGAAACAGCACGGGTTTTGTGTTGCTATCGTCGCAATAAACCAACAAATTATATTATGACAATGGAAAAAACTTGTACCGAAGTATGGAAAAACTGTCTCCAAATCATAAAGGATAATATACCGAATCAAAGTTTTAAAACCTGGTTCGAACCGATATCCGCGCTGAAGTTGGATGGCAAAGTTTTGACGATACAGGTGCCTAGTTTATTTTTCTATGAATGGCTGGAGGAGCATTATGTTGGTTTGCTCCGAAAGACGGTAAAAAAGCAATTGGGAGACGAGGGGAGACTGGAATATAATATTGTAGTGGATAAGTCTTCAAACAGCGGATCTCCTTATACGACAAATATGCCTAGTAATGGAAACGGGGCTGAGGCAAAATTTCAATCCATGCCCATTCCAGTGTCTATAAATAAAGACATAAAAAATCCCTTTATTATTCCCGGCTTAAAAAAGCTGACTGTTGATCCTCAGCTGAACTCTAATTATACTTTCGAAAATTATATTGAAGGGGATTGTAATCGCTTAGCACGCTCTGCAGGCTATGCTGTTGCCGCAAAACCTGGTGGAACATCATTTAACCCGTTGATGATTTATGGAGGTGTAGGGTTGGGTAAAACGCATCTTGCTCAGGCGATTGGAAATGAGATAAAAAGGAATATGCCCGATAAACTCGTGATTTATGTTTCCTGTGAAAAGTTCTGTCAGCAGTTTGTGGATTCCTTGAAAAATAATACGATTAACGATTTTGTTAATTTCTATCAGGCAATGGATGTGATCATTATGGATGATGTTCATAATTTTGCAGGTAAAGAGAAAACCCAGGATATATTTTTCCATATTTTTAATCATTTACATCAATCTGGAAAGCAGGTGATCCTGTCTTCAGATAAAGCGCCAAAAGATCTTGCGGGATTAGAAGAACGCTTATTGAGCCGGTTTAAATGGGGGCTGTCCGCAGACCTTCAGATTCCTGATTTGGAAACAAGGATTGCTATCCTGAGAAAAAAAATGTATGCAGATGGGATTGAACTTCCTAATGAAGTAGTGGAATATGTAGCCCATAATATTGACAATAATGTACGTGAACTGGAAGGGGCAATGGTTTCGTTGTTGGCTCAGTCGACCTTAAATAAGAAAGATATAGACCTGAATCTGGCGAAGCAAATGTTGAAAAATTTCATCAAGAATACTTCTAAGGAGATCTCAATGGAGTATATTCAGAAATTGGTTTGTGAATATTTTGAAGTCCCTGTGGATATGGTGAAATCAGCGACAAGAAAGCGGGAGATTGTTCAGGCAAGACAGATTTCTATGTACCTCTCAAAAAGCCATACCAAATCATCGCTAAAGACGATTGGAGCGTTCTTTGGCGGAAGAGATCATTCTACAGTGATCTATGCCTGCCAGACGGTTGAAGATCTGATTGATACGGATAAAAAATTTAAAGGCTATGTACATGATATTCAAAAGAAATTAAAAATGACTTAGGCTTACCTGAGTTATTAAACGTAAAAACCAGATAAGTTTTTCTTATCTGGTTTTTACGTTTTGGATTAAAATCTATTTGATCGCTTCCAGTTTCATTAGTCCGTAGAATAAAGCAGAGGCGTGTAAAGATTGATCAATTTTATTTTCCAGAAGCAGTTGTTTTACTTCCTCAATACTGTATTTCTCGACATTTAGAATCTCGTGTTCATCTAAATGCTGTTCATCGGTTTTTACTCCTCCTTTCAGGAGATAGGTATAGGTCACATTGTTTGCTGTTGCGGGATTGGGATAGAGTGTGGCAATGAGTTCCAATGTTTGAAATGAATAACCTGTTTCTTCCAATAGTTCTCTTCTGATTGCGTCTTCCGGTTGTTCAGTCCCATCGATTACCCCGCCTGGGATTTCAAGTGAAATAATATCTCCGGCATGGCGGTACTGACGAACCATAATGATTTTGTTGTCTGTGGTCAATGCGACTGCGTTTACCCAATTCGGGTATTCGAGTACAAAATAATCGTCTTTTACAACTCCATTTTGAAGGTCACAGGTGTCTACACGTAAAGTTGCCCATTGTTCTTTCATCAGGTATCTTGAGGAAAGTCTTTGCCATTTTAATATTTCCATGTTAGGAGTTCAGGTATTGTTGAACCTTTCTCTGACGATCCAGGTTGATCATGCTTACGATGTGATGCTTCACTTCGAGCATTTGATAGATTAAATTTAGTTTTTCCGCAAGTGCGGTATTTCTCTCAGATGGCTGTAAGGGATTAAATTCTGCATACAGGAACTGACTCAGCATTTCGAGCTTTTCTGCCGGGAATGCGGAATCATTAATAAGTATTTCAAATTTATTGAAGTCATTGGAAAGTAGGATGTCTTCAGTTACCCCAAAATCTTTTAATAATGATTCGCGGAATACTTCGTCAGCTTCTTCCAGTTTTCCTTCCAGTTTTAATCCCATAATCCGGGCCAGTACCTGAGCTAATTTCTGAATTTCTGCTGTTATTAGGTCTTTTCTATACATATGATTTACCAGCTACCACTGCTACCGCCTCCGCCAAAACTACCGCCGCCGAAGCCTCCAAAGCCTCCGCCTCCGCTGCTGCTTCCGCCGCCCCAGCCTCCGCTACCGCCGGAATTTCTTCCTCCGCCAAGTAACATGCTCCAGAACAATGCGTCTGCTACTCCGCGACCACCGATCACCTGCCCGCCGCCGCCGCTGCCACCTCCTCTTTTAAGAATAATGATAACTACAACGACGATAATGATAATAATGAGTATTCCCGAAGCTCCACCTCCTGAGGCCCCCTTTCGGGGTTTGTCATTTTTATATTCTCCTTTTGTATAACGAATAATGGCATCTGTTCCTGCTTCCAGTCCTGCATAGTAATCGCCGGTTTTGAAATGAGGTTTTATATCATTGTCTATGATTCTTCTTGCATATAAATCGGGAAGTACACCTTCAACGCCATATCCAGTTTGAATAGAGATTTTTCTATCTCCTAAAGCAACGAGAATCAATACTCCATTGTTCTTACCTTTGCTTCCAACACCCCATTTCCTCCCTAGTTCCAACGCATATTCGTTGATATCGTAATCTCCAACGGATTTTAGAATGGCTATTGCAATCTGAGTAGAACTGGAGTCATCAAAAGCAACTAGTTTTTGTTCTAATTGCTGGACCTGAGTGGTACTTAGTGTTCCGGTATAATCGTTAACGAGCTTATTGGGTTTTTCAGGAAACTCCTGTGCAAATCCAATCGCAGAGATTAAGATAAAAAGTAAAGCTATGAGGTGTTTTTTCATGGCTTTACTGGTTTATATTGGTCCATAAAAATGATTTCATTTGGTAGC
This region of Pedobacter steynii genomic DNA includes:
- a CDS encoding TPM domain-containing protein, producing the protein MKKHLIALLFILISAIGFAQEFPEKPNKLVNDYTGTLSTTQVQQLEQKLVAFDDSSSTQIAIAILKSVGDYDINEYALELGRKWGVGSKGKNNGVLILVALGDRKISIQTGYGVEGVLPDLYARRIIDNDIKPHFKTGDYYAGLEAGTDAIIRYTKGEYKNDKPRKGASGGGASGILIIIIIVVVVIIILKRGGGSGGGGQVIGGRGVADALFWSMLLGGGRNSGGSGGWGGGSSSGGGGFGGFGGGSFGGGGSSGSW
- a CDS encoding acyl-CoA mutase large subunit family protein produces the protein MEEKKFSTTSGIEIKEIYTSAKPVTELPGEFPYTRGIQKDMYRGRLWTMRQYAGFSTAEESNKRYHYLLQQGTMGLSVAFDLPTQIGYDSDHEMAEGEVGKVGVAIDSLKDIEILFDGIALQKITTSMTINATASILLAMYIALAKKQGADIRQISGTIQNDILKEYAARGTYIYPPKASMRIITDIFEYCSKEVPKWNTISISGYHIREAGSTAVQELAFTLANGKAYLNAALEKGLDINVFAKRLSFFFNCHNNFFEEIAKFRAARRMWAKITKELGATDEKAQMLRFHTQTGGSTLTAQQPLNNVIRVSNQAMAAVLGGTQSLHTNGYDEALSLPTEAAAKIALRTQQVIAFESGITDTVDPLAGSYFVENLTDEIEAAAQLYIDKIDAMGGSVNAIENGYIQNEIGDAAYQYQVEIEAGTRVIVGVNKFTQEQEGINDVFTIDESIRTIQTDKLNKLKSERDNVAVEKALKDLTIAAKGTENLMPYILVAVEAYASLGEIADVLRSVFGEY
- a CDS encoding NUDIX hydrolase; the protein is MEILKWQRLSSRYLMKEQWATLRVDTCDLQNGVVKDDYFVLEYPNWVNAVALTTDNKIIMVRQYRHAGDIISLEIPGGVIDGTEQPEDAIRRELLEETGYSFQTLELIATLYPNPATANNVTYTYLLKGGVKTDEQHLDEHEILNVEKYSIEEVKQLLLENKIDQSLHASALFYGLMKLEAIK
- the dnaA gene encoding chromosomal replication initiator protein DnaA; the encoded protein is MEKTCTEVWKNCLQIIKDNIPNQSFKTWFEPISALKLDGKVLTIQVPSLFFYEWLEEHYVGLLRKTVKKQLGDEGRLEYNIVVDKSSNSGSPYTTNMPSNGNGAEAKFQSMPIPVSINKDIKNPFIIPGLKKLTVDPQLNSNYTFENYIEGDCNRLARSAGYAVAAKPGGTSFNPLMIYGGVGLGKTHLAQAIGNEIKRNMPDKLVIYVSCEKFCQQFVDSLKNNTINDFVNFYQAMDVIIMDDVHNFAGKEKTQDIFFHIFNHLHQSGKQVILSSDKAPKDLAGLEERLLSRFKWGLSADLQIPDLETRIAILRKKMYADGIELPNEVVEYVAHNIDNNVRELEGAMVSLLAQSTLNKKDIDLNLAKQMLKNFIKNTSKEISMEYIQKLVCEYFEVPVDMVKSATRKREIVQARQISMYLSKSHTKSSLKTIGAFFGGRDHSTVIYACQTVEDLIDTDKKFKGYVHDIQKKLKMT